In Methanocalculus alkaliphilus, one DNA window encodes the following:
- a CDS encoding pyruvate ferredoxin oxidoreductase subunit gamma, which translates to MRELRIHGRGGQGSVTAAELIAVAAFAGGLYAQAFPAFGVERRGAPVQAFVRLSDETIRLRSQVYEPDYIIVQDSTLIRDVNVFAGMKPGGIAIVNTEKSGGYNAPEGVKLITIDATKIALEEIGLPITNTALLGAFAAATGEIDFSALEDAIRGRFEGRLAETNIRSAQRAFEMVKGGNA; encoded by the coding sequence TTGAGAGAGTTACGCATCCACGGAAGAGGTGGGCAGGGCTCTGTCACCGCGGCTGAGCTGATTGCAGTTGCAGCATTTGCAGGTGGCTTATATGCCCAGGCCTTCCCCGCTTTTGGTGTCGAACGGCGTGGTGCTCCGGTACAGGCATTCGTCAGGCTAAGTGACGAGACGATCCGCCTTCGGAGCCAGGTTTATGAGCCGGACTACATCATCGTCCAGGACAGCACACTGATTCGTGACGTCAATGTCTTCGCCGGTATGAAACCGGGCGGGATTGCCATCGTCAACACAGAGAAGTCAGGCGGATATAACGCACCCGAGGGTGTCAAACTGATCACTATCGATGCCACAAAGATCGCGCTTGAAGAGATCGGGTTACCGATCACAAACACAGCGTTGCTTGGGGCTTTTGCCGCAGCAACCGGCGAAATCGATTTTTCTGCACTTGAAGACGCAATCCGCGGCAGATTCGAGGGCAGGCTCGCTGAGACAAACATACGATCCGCCCAGAGAGCCTTTGAGATGGTGAAGGGAGGGAATGCATAA